CTTCTTGCCGGCCAGGCGCAGCATATTGGTAGCGCCGGCATTGCCGGAGCCACCCATTCGCGGATCGGGGTTACCCGTCAGGCGGCTGAGCAAAATGGCGAAGGACAGCGAGCCGAGCAGGTAGGCGAGAATCGCCAGTGACCAAAACATGCTAACTATTCCGGGCGAGGACGCCCTGATTCTAACGGGGCATCGCGCCCTTGTCGTGCTGCGGAGAAGAGTGCTTGGACAGAGTGTTTATCGAAGGCCTGGAAGTCGACACCGTGATCGGGGCCTACGACTGGGAGCGCGGGATCCGACAATGCCTGCGTCTGGACCTGAGCTTCGCCTGGGATAACCGCCCGGCCGCGGCCGGCGACGACCTGACCCTGGCGCTGGACTACGCGAGCGTGTCTGCGCGCGTCCAGGCGTTCGCCGAGCAATCCCAATACCAGTTGGTGGAAACGTTTGCCGAGCGCCTGGCTGAAGTGCTGATGCGCGAGTT
The sequence above is drawn from the Pseudomonas quebecensis genome and encodes:
- the folB gene encoding dihydroneopterin aldolase, translated to MDRVFIEGLEVDTVIGAYDWERGIRQCLRLDLSFAWDNRPAAAGDDLTLALDYASVSARVQAFAEQSQYQLVETFAERLAEVLMREFNIPWLRLKLTKPGAVPAAKGVGVEIERGCR